One region of Streptomyces capillispiralis genomic DNA includes:
- a CDS encoding GTP-binding protein → MDLKGFDGPGRRANGSIRSVKVMIAGGFGTGKTTMVRSVSDIRPLTTEETLTAASVGVDDLIGVAEKSQTTVSLDFGKIGLNDGLVLYLFGTPGQERFWFLWNGLFKGALGAVVLVDTRRLASSFRAIEEMERQNVPFVIALNVFPDSQHYPEEEVRDALDIPAHIPVVSFDARDRAASRDVLLALIRHLKDRSAAVAESR, encoded by the coding sequence GTGGACTTGAAAGGCTTTGACGGACCCGGTCGGCGGGCCAACGGCAGTATCCGCTCGGTGAAGGTGATGATCGCCGGCGGCTTCGGCACCGGCAAGACCACCATGGTCCGCTCGGTCAGCGACATCAGGCCGCTCACCACCGAGGAGACCCTGACCGCGGCCAGCGTCGGCGTCGACGACCTGATCGGGGTCGCCGAGAAGTCGCAGACGACCGTCAGCCTGGACTTCGGCAAGATCGGCCTCAACGACGGCCTGGTGCTGTACCTGTTCGGCACCCCCGGACAGGAACGGTTCTGGTTCCTGTGGAACGGGCTGTTCAAGGGGGCGCTCGGCGCGGTCGTCCTGGTGGACACCAGGCGGCTGGCCTCCAGCTTCCGGGCGATCGAGGAGATGGAGCGGCAGAACGTGCCGTTCGTCATCGCCCTCAACGTCTTCCCCGACTCCCAGCACTACCCGGAGGAGGAGGTCCGGGACGCGCTGGACATCCCCGCGCACATCCCGGTCGTGTCCTTCGACGCCCGTGACCGCGCCGCCAGCCGTGACGTGCTCCTCGCCCTCATCCGGCACCTGAAGGACCGCTCGGCCGCCGTGGCGGAGTCCCGATGA
- a CDS encoding DUF742 domain-containing protein — protein MSAPRRPVDPSGLERYYVLTQGRSGPGESAAGLDVATLVVSRSAPVPGLQHEHEEIIRRCREPLSVAELGAHLGLPFNILAVLLSDLLDAGRVEARDPIPAHVAGRGPDLALLEEVLSGLERL, from the coding sequence ATGAGTGCTCCCCGCCGACCCGTGGACCCGTCCGGTCTCGAGCGCTACTACGTCCTGACCCAGGGGCGCAGCGGACCGGGCGAGTCGGCGGCCGGCCTCGACGTGGCGACCCTCGTCGTCTCCCGTTCCGCCCCCGTCCCGGGGCTCCAGCACGAGCACGAGGAGATCATCAGGCGCTGCCGGGAACCGCTCTCGGTCGCCGAACTCGGCGCCCACCTCGGGCTGCCGTTCAACATTCTCGCGGTGCTGCTGTCCGACCTGCTGGACGCAGGCCGTGTGGAGGCCCGTGACCCCATCCCGGCACACGTCGCCGGCCGCGGGCCCGACCTCGCGCTCCTTGAGGAGGTACTCAGTGGACTTGAAAGGCTTTGA
- a CDS encoding cytochrome P450, whose protein sequence is MSASDTPRGCPVAHHGAELTRLYGPEAATDPAAVYERLRKEHGSVAPVLLEGEVPAWLVLGYRDARRVLDNPRQFSRDARIWRDWLDGRVDEASPLIPMIGWRPDCVSQDGEPHRRLRGAVTDGLQAAAGRGIRRHVTHYANKQIDAFADAGHADLVADYAEYLPMLVLSRVLGLPEGEGRDLVESCAQVLKGGEDAVTHNARIQDILGELVVRKRSEPGGDLATALLEHRAGLDEDEIVSHLRLVLIAAHTTTSNLLARVLQLLLTDTSRLSGLISGQLNVSAVVEEVMWDSPPLAVLPARFAASDLELGGHRVQEGDLLVLGLAAGNRDPEIRPDTAVSVQGNQAHLAFSSGPHECPGQNIGQAVIEIAVDVLLHRLPGLRLAVPPEELSSTASTWESRLDRLPVEFGG, encoded by the coding sequence ATGAGCGCCTCCGACACCCCGCGCGGCTGTCCCGTCGCCCACCACGGCGCGGAACTCACCCGGCTGTACGGGCCGGAGGCGGCCACCGACCCGGCCGCCGTCTACGAACGGCTGCGCAAGGAACACGGCTCGGTGGCGCCGGTGCTGCTGGAGGGCGAGGTGCCGGCCTGGCTGGTGCTCGGCTACCGGGACGCCCGGCGGGTGCTGGACAACCCCCGCCAGTTCAGCCGGGACGCCCGGATCTGGCGGGACTGGCTGGACGGCCGCGTCGACGAGGCCTCACCGCTGATCCCGATGATCGGCTGGCGCCCCGACTGCGTCTCCCAGGACGGCGAACCGCACCGCCGGCTCCGCGGGGCCGTCACCGACGGTCTCCAGGCGGCGGCCGGGCGGGGCATCCGCCGGCACGTGACGCACTACGCCAACAAGCAGATCGACGCCTTCGCCGACGCCGGACACGCCGACCTGGTCGCCGACTACGCCGAGTACCTTCCGATGCTCGTCCTCAGCCGCGTCCTGGGGCTGCCCGAGGGGGAGGGACGCGATCTGGTCGAATCCTGCGCCCAGGTCCTCAAGGGCGGCGAGGACGCCGTCACGCACAACGCGCGCATCCAGGACATCCTCGGCGAACTCGTCGTCCGCAAGCGCTCCGAGCCCGGCGGCGACCTCGCCACCGCCCTGCTGGAGCACCGCGCCGGGCTCGACGAGGACGAGATCGTCAGCCATCTGCGTCTGGTGCTGATCGCCGCGCACACCACCACCAGCAATCTGCTGGCCCGGGTGCTGCAACTGCTCCTGACAGACACCTCCCGGCTCTCCGGCCTGATCAGCGGCCAGCTGAACGTCTCCGCGGTGGTGGAGGAGGTCATGTGGGACAGCCCGCCGCTTGCCGTCCTGCCGGCCCGCTTCGCCGCCAGCGACCTGGAACTGGGCGGTCACCGCGTCCAGGAGGGCGACCTGCTGGTGCTGGGCCTCGCCGCGGGCAACCGGGACCCCGAGATCCGTCCGGACACCGCCGTCTCCGTCCAGGGCAACCAGGCGCACCTGGCCTTCAGTTCGGGCCCCCACGAGTGCCCCGGGCAGAACATCGGCCAGGCGGTCATCGAGATAGCCGTCGACGTCCTGCTGCACCGGCTGCCGGGACTGCGGCTGGCGGTGCCGCCGGAGGAGCTCAGCTCCACCGCCTCCACCTGGGAGTCCCGGCTGGACCGCCTGCCCGTCGAGTTCGGCGGGTGA